One segment of Amycolatopsis alba DSM 44262 DNA contains the following:
- a CDS encoding sensor histidine kinase: MPPLVQPFQLLRTRPLLTDCLITAAAATLLGLGAAPRGGSFGDPVETGAVILAVSIALPLVMRRRQPIAVLLASVSIMTVYTALGYRATLGEPSAFIAAYTVWARYPPAKAVAPTVAWVVLFEWGLVLGEVPSFVADTTRLIAQCAGTIIVGRLGYLRADRAVRAEREIRLEAEQAVVEERIRIAHELHDVVSHHISVIAVQANLARYVFESSPATARTALDTITGTSTEALDELRRLLGVLRPPQREPREYRPQPGLADLPALVARVREAGLTVTARTIGEPRRLPPGQQLCTYRIAQEALTNVLKHAEKTTAELVLEYGEEALVLSVRNSASEETPPPNPAGQGLIGMRERARMYGGSIEMGPGGSGDFAIVLTLPYLPQERTR, encoded by the coding sequence GTGCCGCCCCTCGTTCAGCCCTTTCAGCTCCTCCGCACACGGCCGTTGCTCACCGACTGCCTGATCACAGCGGCCGCGGCCACCCTCCTCGGACTGGGCGCGGCACCTCGCGGCGGTTCGTTCGGCGACCCCGTCGAAACCGGGGCCGTCATCCTCGCGGTGTCCATCGCCCTCCCGCTGGTCATGCGCCGCCGTCAGCCGATCGCGGTCCTGCTCGCCTCGGTTTCGATCATGACCGTCTACACCGCTTTGGGTTACCGGGCCACGTTGGGCGAGCCCTCCGCCTTCATCGCGGCGTACACGGTGTGGGCGCGGTACCCGCCCGCGAAGGCCGTCGCGCCGACCGTCGCGTGGGTCGTCCTTTTCGAATGGGGACTCGTGCTCGGGGAAGTGCCGTCCTTCGTGGCCGACACGACCCGTCTGATCGCGCAGTGCGCGGGCACGATCATCGTCGGACGGCTCGGCTACCTGCGCGCGGACCGCGCCGTCCGCGCCGAACGGGAGATCCGGCTCGAAGCGGAACAGGCCGTCGTCGAGGAGCGGATCCGCATCGCCCACGAGCTGCACGACGTCGTGTCCCACCACATCTCGGTGATCGCGGTGCAGGCGAACCTCGCGCGCTACGTCTTCGAATCCTCGCCCGCCACAGCGCGCACCGCGCTGGACACCATCACCGGGACCTCGACCGAAGCGCTCGACGAGCTGCGCCGCCTGCTCGGAGTGCTGCGCCCGCCACAGCGCGAACCCCGCGAGTACCGCCCTCAACCCGGCCTCGCCGACCTTCCCGCGCTGGTCGCCCGCGTGCGCGAAGCCGGGCTCACGGTGACGGCGCGGACCATCGGCGAACCACGACGACTTCCGCCGGGCCAGCAACTGTGCACCTACCGAATCGCGCAGGAAGCGCTTACCAACGTGCTGAAACACGCGGAGAAGACGACTGCGGAACTCGTCCTCGAATACGGTGAGGAAGCACTCGTGCTGAGCGTCCGCAATTCCGCTTCCGAGGAGACACCACCGCCCAATCCGGCCGGGCAAGGCCTCATCGGAATGCGCGAACGGGCGAGAATGTACGGTGGTTCCATCGAAATGGGACCGGGCGGATCCGGCGATTTCGCGATCGTGCTGACCCTTCCCTATCTGCCGCAGGAGCGAACCCGGTGA
- a CDS encoding response regulator, translated as MTSVLVVDDQDLVRAGFVALLDAVPDVRVVGEARNGLEAVEKALALRPDVILMDIRLPHLDGVKATERILAQTGPDKPNVLMLTVFDLDEYVYTALRAGAAGFLLKDSPPETLIAGIHAVARGDMLFGPTITRRLVEAFTQGPPEKPAAPPELTGLTERELEVLRFVGTGVPNSDIARSLLVSEATVKTHLNRLMTKLGISSRAQAVVVAYETGLVRPGCS; from the coding sequence GTGACGAGTGTGCTGGTGGTCGACGACCAGGATCTCGTCCGGGCGGGTTTCGTCGCCCTGCTCGACGCCGTTCCCGACGTGCGCGTCGTGGGTGAAGCGCGAAACGGGCTCGAAGCCGTCGAGAAAGCACTCGCACTGCGTCCGGACGTGATCCTGATGGACATCCGGCTGCCCCACCTCGACGGCGTGAAGGCGACCGAGCGGATCCTCGCCCAGACCGGGCCGGACAAGCCGAACGTGCTCATGCTGACGGTGTTCGATCTCGACGAGTACGTCTACACCGCGTTGCGCGCCGGCGCGGCGGGCTTCCTGCTCAAGGACAGCCCGCCGGAGACCCTGATCGCCGGGATCCACGCCGTCGCGCGCGGCGACATGCTGTTCGGCCCGACCATCACCCGGCGGCTGGTCGAGGCCTTCACCCAGGGACCACCGGAAAAGCCTGCGGCCCCGCCCGAGCTGACCGGGCTGACCGAACGCGAACTCGAAGTACTGCGGTTCGTCGGCACCGGCGTGCCGAACTCCGACATCGCGCGGAGCCTGCTGGTCAGCGAGGCCACGGTGAAGACGCATCTGAACCGCTTGATGACGAAACTCGGGATCTCGAGCCGGGCCCAAGCCGTGGTGGTCGCCTACGAAACCGGCCTCGTGCGGCCTGGCTGTTCCTGA
- a CDS encoding phytoene desaturase family protein, with product MAIDVSVVGSGPNGLAAAVLLVRAGLSVEVHEAADEIGGGARTASLFDDDVRHDICATGHPLAAASPFFRWFGLSGHGVDLLRPEIAYAHPIDGSRAGLAYEDLDRTCDALGADGPRWRRLLGPLARHSRELADLLLGDLRHPPRDPRAAALLPARIAMLASGLDRRLFTGPEAPALLSGVSAHVMSRQPSLAAAGATLLLGHLAHSTGWPIVRGGSQAITDALAADLRAHGGRIHPGSRITDLRRLASSRTVILDIAPRGFLDIARDLMPPRYRRALESYRYGPGAAKVDFLVSEPVPWAVPEVGKAGTVHLGGTRDEVYAAENAIVRGEDPDDRFVLVSDPMATDPSRGLPGKRPVWAYCHVPHGDPRDVTELVRRRIERFAPGFSDTILASRCLTAPELEAYNANYPGGDVAAGAVNLRQVLARPVPRWNPHRTPLGGVFLCSAATAPGPGVHGMGGWHAAKSVLGADFDRVIQEQPGRTRPVS from the coding sequence ATGGCGATCGACGTGTCGGTGGTCGGCTCCGGCCCGAACGGGCTCGCGGCGGCGGTCCTGCTGGTCAGGGCGGGTCTGTCGGTCGAGGTGCACGAGGCGGCGGACGAGATCGGCGGCGGGGCGCGCACGGCCTCGCTGTTCGACGACGACGTCCGGCACGACATCTGCGCCACCGGGCATCCGCTGGCCGCGGCGTCCCCTTTCTTCCGCTGGTTCGGCCTCTCCGGGCACGGAGTCGATCTCCTGCGGCCGGAGATCGCGTACGCGCACCCGATCGACGGTAGCCGCGCGGGACTCGCCTATGAAGATCTTGACCGGACCTGTGATGCCCTCGGTGCGGACGGCCCCCGGTGGCGCCGCCTGCTGGGACCGCTGGCCCGGCACAGCCGCGAACTCGCCGATCTCCTGCTCGGCGACCTCCGTCATCCGCCCCGCGACCCGCGTGCCGCGGCCCTCCTTCCCGCCCGGATCGCGATGCTCGCTTCCGGACTGGACCGCCGTCTGTTCACCGGCCCGGAAGCGCCCGCGCTGCTCTCCGGCGTTTCGGCGCACGTGATGAGCCGTCAGCCCTCGCTCGCCGCGGCCGGTGCGACCCTCCTGCTCGGCCACCTCGCGCATTCGACGGGCTGGCCGATCGTCCGCGGCGGCAGCCAGGCCATCACCGACGCGCTCGCCGCCGACCTCCGCGCGCACGGCGGGCGGATCCACCCCGGCAGCCGGATCACGGATCTGCGGCGGCTGGCGAGTTCGCGGACGGTGATTCTCGACATCGCCCCGCGCGGTTTCCTCGACATCGCCCGCGATCTGATGCCGCCGCGATACCGGAGGGCGCTGGAGTCCTATCGCTACGGTCCCGGCGCGGCGAAGGTCGATTTCCTGGTGTCCGAACCGGTTCCGTGGGCGGTCCCGGAGGTCGGCAAGGCGGGCACGGTCCATCTCGGAGGCACACGGGACGAGGTGTACGCCGCCGAGAACGCCATCGTGCGCGGGGAAGATCCGGACGACCGGTTCGTGCTCGTATCCGATCCGATGGCGACCGACCCGTCCCGCGGGCTGCCGGGCAAACGGCCGGTGTGGGCGTATTGCCATGTGCCGCACGGGGATCCGCGGGACGTGACCGAGCTCGTCCGGCGGCGGATCGAACGGTTCGCGCCGGGGTTCTCCGACACGATCCTGGCGAGCCGCTGCCTCACCGCTCCGGAATTGGAGGCCTACAACGCGAACTATCCCGGCGGTGACGTCGCGGCGGGCGCGGTGAATCTGCGCCAGGTGCTCGCGCGGCCCGTCCCGCGGTGGAATCCGCATCGGACCCCGCTCGGCGGTGTCTTCCTGTGCTCCGCCGCGACGGCGCCAGGGCCGGGAGTGCACGGGATGGGCGGCTGGCACGCCGCGAAATCCGTACTGGGAGCGGACTTCGACCGCGTGATTCAGGAACAGCCAGGCCGCACGAGGCCGGTTTCGTAG
- a CDS encoding DUF2786 domain-containing protein yields MPDHDTLLARVRKLLAKAEDPAVTEAEAESYNTKAAQLIARYGIDQALLAASGATADEITQIMIPLDNPYSRDKAGLLTNIAHPLRCRALLHRLGQSVTAVTVFGFRTDLERAELLYTSLLLQATTQLTRVRPENRVFAGESLAAYRRTWLHGFSGAVYERLRNSEDTAARTHTTTAGNRSAELVIQDRTAMVKQAYDEQYGDLRSAPPRRLSGSGYLDGHSAGERANLNTTGLTGRRRALPVR; encoded by the coding sequence ATGCCCGACCACGACACGCTGCTCGCGCGCGTCCGGAAACTCCTCGCCAAGGCGGAGGACCCGGCGGTCACCGAGGCCGAAGCCGAGTCGTACAACACCAAGGCCGCCCAACTGATCGCCCGGTACGGCATCGATCAGGCGTTGCTGGCCGCCTCCGGGGCGACAGCCGACGAGATCACCCAGATCATGATCCCGCTCGACAACCCGTACAGCCGGGACAAGGCGGGGCTGCTCACGAACATCGCGCATCCGCTGCGCTGCCGGGCCCTGCTGCACCGGCTCGGCCAGTCGGTCACCGCGGTGACGGTGTTCGGCTTCCGCACCGATCTGGAGCGGGCGGAACTGCTGTACACGAGCCTGCTGCTGCAGGCGACCACGCAGCTGACCAGGGTCCGGCCGGAGAACCGGGTGTTCGCGGGCGAATCGCTGGCCGCGTACCGGCGCACCTGGCTGCACGGGTTCTCCGGCGCGGTCTACGAACGGCTCCGCAACAGCGAAGACACCGCGGCCCGCACCCACACCACGACAGCGGGCAATCGCTCCGCGGAACTGGTGATCCAGGACCGGACGGCGATGGTCAAACAGGCGTACGATGAGCAGTACGGCGACCTGCGTTCGGCACCGCCGAGGCGGCTGTCCGGCAGCGGCTACCTCGACGGGCACTCCGCCGGCGAGCGCGCCAACCTCAACACCACCGGCCTCACCGGACGGCGGCGCGCGTTGCCCGTGCGCTAG
- a CDS encoding GNAT family N-acetyltransferase: MIVIEDLATRPELRMPALGLGGVGGEFLQHGLAGLLAKSSHLAARWPEYFLVLVEDGVPVARAAAVPVEFPTAERPELPDHGWDAALTWAAEDVLSTRETNTLIALEVMVAPGRRGGGLAAKALEALKERASMAGMRNLFVPVRPAGKEHEPGLSFEDYVARRRPDGLPEDPWLRTHERLGARFVKVAPFSMTVTGTFAQWKAWTGVELRDGLTAVPGGIAPVLASSALDVGVYVEPNVWLEHLVDRVSTC; this comes from the coding sequence ATGATCGTGATCGAAGACCTGGCCACCAGGCCTGAGCTGCGTATGCCCGCGCTCGGCCTCGGCGGTGTCGGCGGCGAATTCCTCCAGCACGGACTGGCGGGCCTGCTGGCGAAGTCGTCCCATCTGGCCGCCCGCTGGCCGGAATACTTCCTCGTGCTGGTGGAAGACGGCGTCCCGGTGGCGAGAGCGGCCGCCGTGCCGGTCGAATTCCCGACGGCCGAGCGCCCGGAACTGCCGGACCACGGCTGGGACGCCGCCCTGACCTGGGCCGCGGAAGACGTGCTGAGCACCCGTGAGACGAACACGCTGATCGCACTCGAAGTGATGGTCGCGCCAGGCCGCCGTGGTGGCGGCCTGGCCGCAAAAGCCTTGGAAGCACTGAAAGAGCGCGCCTCGATGGCAGGTATGCGCAACCTCTTCGTGCCGGTCCGTCCGGCCGGGAAGGAGCACGAACCCGGACTGTCCTTTGAGGACTATGTCGCCCGCCGCCGTCCGGACGGGCTGCCCGAGGATCCCTGGCTGCGCACGCATGAGCGGCTCGGCGCGCGGTTCGTGAAGGTGGCGCCGTTCTCGATGACGGTCACGGGCACCTTCGCCCAGTGGAAGGCGTGGACCGGCGTCGAACTCCGGGACGGCCTCACGGCCGTGCCTGGCGGGATCGCGCCGGTGCTCGCTTCCTCGGCGCTGGACGTCGGCGTCTACGTGGAGCCGAACGTCTGGCTGGAGCACCTGGTAGATCGAGTCAGCACCTGCTAG
- a CDS encoding ArsR/SmtB family transcription factor, with the protein MNATGPTGDELLRLLGALANPHRLRIVAALRVERAYVSQLARELGISRALLQLHLRKLEAAGLVSATLELSEDGKAMKFYEVKPFLIELSPDAIAAAAPTLSTPAPVDEGERP; encoded by the coding sequence ATGAACGCCACCGGACCCACCGGCGACGAGCTGCTGCGACTGCTGGGGGCGCTGGCGAATCCGCATCGGCTGCGGATCGTCGCGGCGCTCCGGGTGGAGCGCGCGTATGTGAGTCAGCTGGCGCGAGAGCTCGGCATCAGCCGGGCGCTGTTGCAGCTCCACCTGCGCAAACTGGAGGCGGCCGGGCTCGTGTCGGCCACCCTGGAGCTGTCGGAGGACGGGAAGGCGATGAAGTTCTACGAGGTGAAACCGTTCCTGATCGAGCTGAGCCCGGACGCCATCGCCGCCGCGGCACCGACACTGAGCACACCGGCACCCGTGGACGAGGGGGAACGACCGTGA